The following nucleotide sequence is from Nocardioides daedukensis.
GCCAAGAAGATGGTGACCACCCACGACCCTGAGTTCATGTTCGTCAACCTCGGCGACGTGGACCGGGTGGGCCATGCCGACCTGACCGGTACGACGCTGCAGCTCGCGCGCCGCGCAGCCCTGGTCAACACAGACGTGCAGCTGAAGTCCTTCATCGACCTGCTCAAGCAGACTAGCCGCTGGCAGAACACGATGGTGATCGTGCTCGCCGACCACTCGATGGACTGGTCGTTGCCGCACAACGTGATCTCGCTGACCGACAAGCTCGAGGCCGACCCCGAGCTCAGCCAGAAGGTGCAGATCGCCCAGAACGGTGGCGCCGACCTGCTCTACTGGACCGGGCCCGCCGAACTGAGGCAGACCGCGGTGGACCGCATGATCCGCATCGCCCGCGCACAGCCCGGTGTCCTCTCCGCGCACGACCGGCTCAAGGAACGCCCCACCCTCCGCCTCGGGGGCCACGCCGGCGATGTCGTCGTCTACTGCAAGTCCGGTTGGCGGTTCAGCGACCCCTCGGTGGTCTCCAACCCGATCCCGGGCAATCACGGCCACCCGGCCACCGCGTCCATCCCGTTCTTCATCGCCGGAGGATGGCAGGGGCTGCCCCGGGGGAGCTCCAGCTCGATCGCGCACACCCAGGACGTCGCACCGACGGTGTCGAAGTTCTTCGGGCTGCAGGCGCCCACGGGGTCGAAGACGTGGGACGGCCGGCACCGCATCTGAGTCGGCACCGCTCGCCGTAAGCCGTCACTGATTGCCGCGCGCGGCGTTGAGCAGGCAGGCAGCCAGCCCTTCGTTGACGTAGTCAGGATCGTGATCGCACCGTGAGGACCAACCGAGGAAGCGCGAGAACGCG
It contains:
- a CDS encoding alkaline phosphatase family protein: MCEDNGSGFAAIPDLATGEEAVTADRRTLLKVAGAGGAGLVFSSALGAAPATAAPFNRKRCYVLVIDGCRPDEIGGGLMPNTKRLRDSGMNFPRARSLPIMETIPNHVMMMTGMRPDKTGVPANSIYDRNAKVVRDMDRPSDLRADTIISQINRSGRTTATVLSKDYLYGIFGTRATRRWEPAPLIPITNHAPDVFTIEAAKKMVTTHDPEFMFVNLGDVDRVGHADLTGTTLQLARRAALVNTDVQLKSFIDLLKQTSRWQNTMVIVLADHSMDWSLPHNVISLTDKLEADPELSQKVQIAQNGGADLLYWTGPAELRQTAVDRMIRIARAQPGVLSAHDRLKERPTLRLGGHAGDVVVYCKSGWRFSDPSVVSNPIPGNHGHPATASIPFFIAGGWQGLPRGSSSSIAHTQDVAPTVSKFFGLQAPTGSKTWDGRHRI